The bacterium genome includes the window GTCGGGAGGGCAGTGTACCGCACCGCGGCCGCCCGGGCGCCGGGTCCGCCGGCGGCGGTGAAACGTGCGCCTTCGGCGGTATGATGAGCCGTGGTCGTCCTCAGGGGGATTCCATGAAGCGCTGCGTCTGGTCGCTCGCCGTCGCTCTGCTCGCCATGTCCGTCGCCCCGGTCGCCCGCGCGCAGGACGCGCCCGCGGCCCCGCCCGACATCTCGGCCGAAATCGCCGCCGCTCCCGCCTACGTCGAACTGAAGGAGCTGAGCTGGCACTTCGAAGTCTACGAGACGGTCCTCAACGTGAAGAAGAGAGTGAGGATCAACACCGCGGAGGGGACGTCGGCCGCGAACCAAAAGGTCTTCTCGTTCGAAGGGGACGACAAGTACCTGCTTCGCCTCACGGCCTTCGCCGCGCGGACGATCAAGCCGGACGGCACGGTCGTCGAGGTCGGGCCGGAAATGAAGCACGACGCGGCGAGCGGGACCGGCAAGATCAAGCGGCACGTCTTGTCCTTCACGTTCCCCGAGGCCGGGCCCGGGGCGACGCTGGAGTGGGAGTACGAGCTGCGCCGCGAGAATCCGCTGCCGTGGCCGTGGTGGGAGATCCAGGAATCGATGCCGGTGAAGGAGGCGCGTTTCACGGCCTTCGCCAAGCGGGTCTCCGGGCAGCATCCCGACGTCCTCGGATACGCGCGCTCGGTCGTCGCGCCGTGGTGCGGCGCCGACGGCGACACCGGCTCGGAAGGGGAGTTCGACGTCGTCCGCTTCAAGTGCACGCAGGTCCCCGCCTATCGCCGCGAGCCGCTGTCGCCGCCGGAGAACGACGTGCGGCTGCGGATGATGTTCACGTCGACCTACCCGGACACCATCGACTGGGGCGCGTGGGGCATGTGGAGCGACGAGCTGCGCGACCGATTCGACCGCTTCCAGAAGTCGCGCAAGTACGCGAAGACGCTGGCGAAGGCGGAGTTCGGCTCCGGCTCCACCCAGGAGCGGGCGGAGAAGATCGGCTGGTGGGTGAAGAAGAACATCCAGCTGATCGAGGGCGACGGAAATCTGTTCGGCGGCCCGAACGAGTCGGTGGACAAGCTGCTCGAGACGCGGCGCGGCACGCCGGACGAAGCGGTGATGCTGGCGCGCGTCCTCGCCTACGAGGCCGGGCTGACCTCGTACGTCGTCGCCGTTTC containing:
- a CDS encoding DUF3857 domain-containing protein; the protein is MKRCVWSLAVALLAMSVAPVARAQDAPAAPPDISAEIAAAPAYVELKELSWHFEVYETVLNVKKRVRINTAEGTSAANQKVFSFEGDDKYLLRLTAFAARTIKPDGTVVEVGPEMKHDAASGTGKIKRHVLSFTFPEAGPGATLEWEYELRRENPLPWPWWEIQESMPVKEARFTAFAKRVSGQHPDVLGYARSVVAPWCGADGDTGSEGEFDVVRFKCTQVPAYRREPLSPPENDVRLRMMFTSTYPDTIDWGAWGMWSDELRDRFDRFQKSRKYAKTLAKAEFGSGSTQERAEKIGWWVKKNIQLIEGDGNLFGGPNESVDKLLETRRGTPDEAVMLARVLAYEAGLTSYVVAVSDGTQQTFRLDLPDLEQGLHFVAEIVDKTGRWYIDPSCARCRPTIMPWWYVGGRNSGLRRQDDLRSSGGGGNISEDVPQIPASVNVLSRRERIELAADGKAKVAGEATWGGQPEQELRDEWADLKPERRAEEFLGDEPGSPAEAKVETGDVDDLSVPY